A genomic segment from Glycine soja cultivar W05 chromosome 18, ASM419377v2, whole genome shotgun sequence encodes:
- the LOC114395490 gene encoding transcription factor bHLH51-like, whose product MGDKRLRNHGRNFRMVSIVTMENYYDSGWHMGNSSWAQCSDHSSSSFAVPIQILPHHVTDSASLQFGEFHSWPLPIEGAAEERAISASKSHSQAEKRRRDRINAQLATLRKLIPKSDKMDKAALLGSVIDQVKDLKRKAMDVSRAFTVPTEIDEVSIDYDHVQDESCTKVNKQKDNIVIKASVCCDDRPELFPELIQVLKGLRLTAVKADIASVGGRIKSILVLCSKDREDSVCLATLKQSLKSAVTKIASSSMASSCPARSKRQRFFLPSHCLQ is encoded by the exons ATGGGAGATAAAAGGCTCAGAAATCATGGAAGAAACTTTAGAATGGTTTCCATTGTGACTATGGAAAATTACTATGATTCTGGCTGGCACATGGGCAACAGCAGCTGGGCTCAATGCAGtgatcattcttcttcttcctttgcagtGCCTATACAAATACTCCCTCATCATGTCACTGACTCTGCCTCTCTTCAGTTTGGTGAGTTTCATTCATGGCCACTTCCCATTGAAGGGGCTGCAGAAGAAAGAGCAATAAGTGCTTCCAAGAGTCACAGCCAAGCAGAGAAAAGGCGCAGAGACAGGATCAACGCACAGCTTGCAACTCTCAGAAAACTTATTCCCAAGTCAGATAAG ATGGACAAGGCAGCTTTACTAGGGAGTGTGATAGACCAAGTGAAAGATCTAAAGCGAAAAGCCATGGATGTTAGCAGAGCCTTCACAGTTCCAACAGAAATTGATGAAGTATCAATTGACTATGACCATGTTCAAGACGAAAGCTGCACTAAAGTGAACAAACAGAAGGACAATATTGTGATCAAAGCTTCTGTTTGCTGCGATGATCGACCAGAACTGTTCCCTGAACTCATCCAAGTCCTCAAAGGCTTGAGACTCACAGCAGTTAAAGCTGACATAGCCAGTGTTGGTGGCAGAATCAAAAGCATATTGGTGCTTTGTTCTAAGGATAGAGAAGACAGTGTTTGCCTTGCCACTCTCAAACAGTCCCTCAAATCTGCTGTCACCAAAATTGCTTCATCATCCATGGCTTCTAGTTGCCCCGCTAGAAGTAAGAGGCAGAGATTCTTCTTGCCTTCTCACTGCCTACAGTAA
- the LOC114394730 gene encoding RING-H2 finger protein ATL66-like, translating to MSSPDSRSFSWHYTELDDRDLEIRGRTLFFVIVLFSIILLVTVLFIYTRWVCRYQGRLPTTAFTAAAAHAPPLAQPQGMDPASIKKLPIILHHAPSDREESAWDETECCICLGEFRDGEKVKVLPACDHYFHCDCVDKWLTHHSSCPLCRASLKVESSFPKILIQEPPLRIDFQF from the coding sequence ATGTCGAGCCCAGATTCTCGATCATTCAGTTGGCACTACACGGAACTCGATGACAGAGACCTCGAGATCCGAGGTAGGACTCTGTTTTTTGTCATCGTACTCTTCTCCATTATTCTCCTCGTCACTGTTCTCTTCATCTACACGCGCTGGGTTTGCCGCTACCAGGGACGCCTCCCCACCACCGCGTTCACCGCCGCAGCCGCCCACGCGCCGCCGCTCGCGCAGCCTCAGGGAATGGACCCAGCTTCCATCAAGAAATTGCCCATAATCCTCCACCACGCGCCGTCGGACCGCGAGGAAAGCGCGTGGGACGAAACGGAGTGCTGCATCTGCCTCGGCGAGTTCAGAGACGGCGAGAAAGTGAAGGTTTTGCCGGCGTGTGACCACTATTTCCACTGTGATTGTGTTGACAAGTGGCTCACTCATCACTCTAGTTGCCCTCTTTGCAGAGCTTCTCTCAAGGTTGAATCTTCCTTCCCTAAGATTTTGATTCAGGAACCACCCCTTAGAATTGACTTCCAGTTCtag